The following is a genomic window from Halodesulfovibrio marinisediminis DSM 17456.
TAATGTGCAAGAAACGGACGCAATGCACCCCTGAAAGTCCAATGCAATACAAAATGTATTGTAGTGCCTAAGATAATTAGTCAATTTTTTTCTTTTTGAGCTTTTCGATAAGCGTGGTGCGTTTGACACCCAATATTTCGGCAGCCTGGTTTTTAACACCGTTTGCTTGCTGCAGGGCTTCCAACAATAGTTTTTCTTCGACAGTGTCAAGAAAGTCTTTAAGTGGAAGTTTTTGCTCGTTTAGATCCTGAATACAAGGCCAGCGGAATCCTTCCTGTTGTGATCGAATAGGTTCCAGAGCAACAGGTTCTGGAAGTTCTTCGATAACCCCTACCTGATCGAGAATTTTGCGAGGGAGATCAGCTGGAGAAATGCAATTGGAATCGCAAAGAATTGTCATGCGTTCCATAAAGTTTTCCAGTTCGCGGACGTTACCAGGCCAGCTGTAGGCAGCGAGAATTTTACGAGTGTCAGGAGATAGCGTAAGCCGTGGTCGTTGCTGTTTTTCGCTGAATTTTTGTAAAAAATGCTCGCACAGAAGCAGAATATCACCACCGCGCTCCCGAAGAGCAGGCAACTGAAGAGGAATAACGTTCAGGCGGTAGTAAAGATCTTCTCTAAACCGTCCTGCTGCAACCTCAGCTTCCAGATCGCGGTTTGTTGCTGCAACAATGCGTACGTCAACATTTTTTATTGATGATCCGCCAACACGTTCAATTTCTTTTTCCTGAAGAACGCGCAAAATTTTAACCTGAAGAGTCAGGTCCATTTCGCCTATTTCATCAAGAAAGATAGTGCCGCCGTCTGCTAGTTCAAAACGGCCGGGACGTGAACGTATAGCGTGAGTGAACGCGCCTTTTTCATGGCCGAAGAGTTCGGATTCAAGAAGGTCACGTGGGATTGCACCGCAGTTGATGGGAACAAATGGTGCGTCTTTTCGAGTGCTGTTTGCATGTAGGGAACGTACTAGTAATTCTTTACCAGTGCCAGATTCACCTGTGACAAGTACTGTACTATCCGTTGGGGCAACTTTGGCGAGAACGCTGAAGACATCCTGCATAACAGATGATTGTCCAATCGTTCCAAGTTTGTTCAGGCTCATTTCCTCTCCGAATTGATTACGTCCCCCCTGCTAACGCATCCCCTTAAGCCTAATGACTGTCAAGTTTATGACGTTTAGTCAATAGAAAACTTCCTAACGTATATAGAGCCTTACCTTATTTGAAAATGACATTAAGGCAAGTTTTTTGTTGTACTAGCGGTAAATTAATTTGAAGTTTAGTGTTGTATTTTGTTTTCATAAACAAGAAAGTATACAAAAGAATATATTGAGAATGAAAAAAAATTATTTTTGAGCTTTTTATCAATGTGAAAAACTGAAAAAAAGAAAAAGAAATATAGAAGAACAAAAAGAAATGCTTATTTAAACTACATATTTTCACTGAATTGTAGTGTATAAGAGTTTTATGTGTATAATTTGCTGTATAACTTATTTTTTTAGTAGTATTTTAGATGGACTCTAAAATAGAACAAAAAACGTTTAGTTTTGTTGATTGAAAAGTTGTATTTATACAAAAATATATTTTTTTTAATACAACATTTTTCAATGTGTCTGTTGCTTACTTGTATTTATCTATTTAACTTATGATGGTTTTATGGAGTTGTGGTTGGATAAAGTGAAATGATATTGGTGTGTTGTTTGTTTGTCTTCATGGTTGGGATATGTATGTTGTATTGTGGTTACGTTGACAGCAGTTCGAAGGAATGTATACTTTTCTGAAAACAATTCGATAATGTCGAGGAATAGGTTATGTCCCAACAATCTATAGAACGTGCAACCCGAGTACTTGGGTTGTTTACATTTGAACGGCCAAGCTGGCGTGTGAGTGACATTGCGAAGACACTTGATCTTGCAATCGGCACCACACACGGCATTGTAAAAGCCTTGGCTAACAGTGATTATCTTGCGCAGGATCCTGCGACTAAAGAATATAAATTAGGTTTGAAACTTATGGAGCTTGGTTCGTTGCAGTCTGCCACGTACGAGCTCAATCGTAAATCTGCCACTCCGATTACCTACCTTGCTCAACATACTGATACGATTGGCAGGGTTGGCGTGTTGTACCATAATGCAATTTTAACAACATTAAGTACTGATCATCAGGAATGGCATCCTTCATCATATATCGGTCCTACAGTTCCTGCATATTGTACTGGCATGGGCAGGGCAATTTTGTCACAGCTGCCAATGCGGGAGCTTGTGGAACATCTGGCAACCGTTCAGTTATTGCCATACACCCCGAAAACGTTGACTGACCCTGTTGAGTTGCATGAAGAAATCAGCGCAACCCGTGAGCGCGGTTATTCATTGGTTTTCGGTGAAACTCTTATTCATTTAAATACAATCGGCGCACCCGTTTGGGGGGCAGAAGGTAAGGTCATTGGTGCAATCAGCGTAAGCGGCACAAATGATGTTATTGGCCCTGAAACAGATATTGTAGGTTTTGCAAACCGGCTCATGGACGTTGCATCAGAGATTTCTGTGCAGATGGGCTATAGAGCGCAGCCAAAATTTGTGGATGAAACATAATGCAGAATTACGACGCCTTTTCGCACGCGAAGACTACAGCTAATATTGATTTTGACGCTATTACCGAGATTTTCACACAGGCGCATAGTGAGGGCCGCTCATCATTGTATGAACATGAAGTATATCGTGTCATGGAGAGCATTGGTTCCGAAACACCGCCGCAGGTTAAATTGATTCCACGGGGAACTCGTCCTTCAGACGACGAGTTGATGAGTATTCCTGGAAAAAAAGTAGTGCTTAAGATAGTTTCGCCTACTATTGTCCATAAAACAGAAGTGGGCGGGGTTCGTATAGTTGAACGCGAGCCAAGTAAAATTCGTTCCGCATGGCGTCGTATGATGTATGAAGTTCCGGAAAAGTATGCCCGTTGGATAGAGCGGCATCCGGATGCTGCCCCCGAAGAGTATGCCGGACTGTCCGGAACCGCACTGGAAGAAGCAATTTCTCTAGATTTGAAAGGCGTGCTGCTTGTGCAGTTTATGCCGCCTGATTCTGACGCATTCGGCAATGAACTTATTGTCGGCATCAGACGTACCCGTGAATTTGGTATGGTGTTGAGTGCTGGTCTAGGCGGAACTGATGCTGAACTGTACGCTGAACGATTTAAGAAGAATCAGGCTATTGTTGCTGCATCTACAAAGCTGACAGACGGTGAAACCTTTTTTAGCTATTTCAGGCAGACAATTTCGTTTGAGAAATTGGCAGGCCGGACACGTGGTCAGGAACGAATCGTTTCTGATGATCAGTTGTTAGAGTGTTTTGATGCCTGTATTCTTCTGGCGAACTACTATTCTCCGATAAACCCGGATGCTCCATTTATTATTGATGAGTTTGAGATCAACCCCTTTGCGTTTACAGATTTTCTTATGGTTCCCTTGGACGGGTTGTGCCGCTTCTCTTTGCCGGAGAAAGGTGTAACGCCTCGTCCTGTAGCAAAGATAAAAAATCTGCTGCATCCTGAGACTATTGGTATCATCGGTGTGTCTGCATCCCGTGAAAACTTTGGTCGTATCATCCTGCGCAACGTTCTTGCTGAAGGGTTCCCGAAAGAACAGGTACGTATTATTCGTGAAGGTTGTGATGAAATTGAAGGCGTGCGCTGTATTCCTTCAGTAGATACAGACGGCAAGCTCGATATGCTTGTTATGGCAGTTCCTGCTCAGCATATTCCAGCTATTGTAGATGAGGTTATCCAGAAGGACGCAGCAAACAGTGTAATGCTGATTGCTGGTGGTCTTGGTGAAACTGAAGACAGTCAGGAACGTGCGAAGCAGGTTATTGCTGAGATTAATAAAGCGCATGAGTCCAAAGATGGCGGCCCCGTATTTATTGGTGCAAACTGTATGGGGATTGTATCCCGTCCCGGTGGCTACAATACATGGTTTATTCCGGAAAACAAGTTTCCACGGAACGGCCTTGGAACTCCACGTCGTGCTGCACTCGTTAGCCAGAGTGGAGCGTTCATGCTGTTCGGACTCAGCCGTTATCCGCACCTTTCACCGAACTATATGATCTCTATGGGCAATCAGACCGACCTTACTTTGGGCGATATGGTTACCTATCTTAAAGATGATGAGAATGTCGATGTGATTGCTGTCTACGCAGAAGGCTTTAATGACCTCGACGGACTGGCATTCTGCCGCTCTGTTCGAGAAGCCGTTCTGGCAGGCAAAGAGGTTGTGTTCTACAAAGCAGGACGTACGCCGGAAGGTAAATCAGCAACCAGTGGTCACACCGCATCACTTGCTGGTGACTACATGGTTGCCGAAAGCTGTGTGCGTCAGGCTGGTGCTGTTGTAGCACAGACTGTAGAGCAGTTTCAGGACCTCTTCATGCTGGCTGAAACACTGCATTCGAAAAAAGTTGAAGGCAATCGTATTGGTGCTATCAGTGGTGCTGGATTTGAAGCTGTAAGTATGGCGGACAGCATCGACGTAGGTACCTTTACCATGAAGCTCGCCCCGTTTTCTGATAAGGCAGCGAACAAGTTCCGTGCACTACTTAAAGAAAAGCGCCTTGAATCACTTGTTTCTATTTCAAATCCAATGGATGTTACTCCGGCAGGTGATGATGAGCTTCACGTAGAAGTTGCGAAGATTATGTTGGATGAGCCGACCGTGGATGCGGTTGTGCTTGCTCTGACTCCGCTTAGCCCGATGATGCAGTCTTTGGATATTGAAAAAGGTGATCCTTTTAGTATGCATAATGAAAAGAGTATCCTTTCCCGAGCGCTTGAACTGGCAAAGCAGTCAGACAAACCGCTTGTGTGTGCGTCTGATGGCGGTGTGCTGTTTGAGCCAATGCGTGAAGCATTGAACGAAGCAGGGGTGCCTGTATTCCAGACAGCAGATAGAGCAGTAGCAGCGTTGGCGCGCTATGTTCAGTCTCGTCTGCATGCGAAGTCTATTCGTTGTGGCGGTTGCGGGATTCGATAGTTTTGCTGTTGCCTCCGGCGGGCAGGCGGGCGTTGCCCCCTGCACCCCCGCAAGGGAACGCGTCCCCTTGACCCCGATTAGGGGACCCATTTGGGGGAGGCATGGCTATCTGAGACGTTTATGTTATCCTTACTCTGAATAAAAAAGAGCTGCCCTACTTAGATAGGGCAGCTCTTTTTTATTATGTGAAATGTAGTAAGCGTATGCTGTGAAACTATTCGCTAGCTGCGAAGGAAAAGACCTTCAGCGAAGTGCTCGCTTTCACAACGGATGAATCCAAACATGCCCGGGTGTACTGTATCCACAGCTTCACCACGATGGTTTTCAAGCTGGAAGCTTCCTACTGGAAGTACCGGACGTTTGAGGCCTGGAACCATAATCTGTACTGGCTTGTCTGCTCGGAACGGAGAACGCACGGCGATTTGCCATTTGCTGTCGCTTTCTTTTTGGACGAGCTTGGCAACAATTGGGGTACAGTCTTTCTTTGGTAGTGGGGGCACAGATTTTCTGTGACCTTTTGGCAGGAAGAAGCCTGTGCTTAAATTCCTTGATGCAGTATTTTGCAGTTCACGGATATACTCATCATATCGGAACTGCTTAGCTGCTACGTCGTCGATGGCTGTTCTGTATACATCCACTACGTGTGCCACGTAGCTTGGAGTTTTCATACGTCCTTCGATCTTAAGTGATGCAACATTGTTCTGACAGAACCATCGCATGTATTTGACAAGGCAAAGATCTTCCGGAGCCCAGAATGCACTATGCGGACCTTCATGGGTAACGTCCCATGTTGGACCTTCGCGCATACCTTCTTCTACGGTCAGACGCATATCCTGAACGGTAAGTCCTTTATATTCGAACCGACATGGATGAGTGCATTCACCAAGATTTGCAGGACGCTGGCTCATCCATGATGACAAAAGACAACGACCGGAGAGGGCAAGACACATCGCGCCCTGCACGAATACTTCAAATTCCATGGTCGGGTATGCCTTAGTGAGCTGACTGATAGCATGTGCGCCAAGCTCGCGTGCAAGGTTGACACGTTCGATTCCGAGATCATGCCAGAACCCTACAGCTTCACTGTTTGATGTGTTTGCTTGCGTACTGAGATGGATAGACTTGTTCGGTGCAATACGGCGTGCCATGCGAAGCACACCCGGATCAGCGATGATGATGCCATCTACACTGGACTCAGCAA
Proteins encoded in this region:
- a CDS encoding sigma-54 interaction domain-containing protein; protein product: MSLNKLGTIGQSSVMQDVFSVLAKVAPTDSTVLVTGESGTGKELLVRSLHANSTRKDAPFVPINCGAIPRDLLESELFGHEKGAFTHAIRSRPGRFELADGGTIFLDEIGEMDLTLQVKILRVLQEKEIERVGGSSIKNVDVRIVAATNRDLEAEVAAGRFREDLYYRLNVIPLQLPALRERGGDILLLCEHFLQKFSEKQQRPRLTLSPDTRKILAAYSWPGNVRELENFMERMTILCDSNCISPADLPRKILDQVGVIEELPEPVALEPIRSQQEGFRWPCIQDLNEQKLPLKDFLDTVEEKLLLEALQQANGVKNQAAEILGVKRTTLIEKLKKKKID
- a CDS encoding IclR family transcriptional regulator, producing MSQQSIERATRVLGLFTFERPSWRVSDIAKTLDLAIGTTHGIVKALANSDYLAQDPATKEYKLGLKLMELGSLQSATYELNRKSATPITYLAQHTDTIGRVGVLYHNAILTTLSTDHQEWHPSSYIGPTVPAYCTGMGRAILSQLPMRELVEHLATVQLLPYTPKTLTDPVELHEEISATRERGYSLVFGETLIHLNTIGAPVWGAEGKVIGAISVSGTNDVIGPETDIVGFANRLMDVASEISVQMGYRAQPKFVDET
- a CDS encoding acetate--CoA ligase family protein, producing MQNYDAFSHAKTTANIDFDAITEIFTQAHSEGRSSLYEHEVYRVMESIGSETPPQVKLIPRGTRPSDDELMSIPGKKVVLKIVSPTIVHKTEVGGVRIVEREPSKIRSAWRRMMYEVPEKYARWIERHPDAAPEEYAGLSGTALEEAISLDLKGVLLVQFMPPDSDAFGNELIVGIRRTREFGMVLSAGLGGTDAELYAERFKKNQAIVAASTKLTDGETFFSYFRQTISFEKLAGRTRGQERIVSDDQLLECFDACILLANYYSPINPDAPFIIDEFEINPFAFTDFLMVPLDGLCRFSLPEKGVTPRPVAKIKNLLHPETIGIIGVSASRENFGRIILRNVLAEGFPKEQVRIIREGCDEIEGVRCIPSVDTDGKLDMLVMAVPAQHIPAIVDEVIQKDAANSVMLIAGGLGETEDSQERAKQVIAEINKAHESKDGGPVFIGANCMGIVSRPGGYNTWFIPENKFPRNGLGTPRRAALVSQSGAFMLFGLSRYPHLSPNYMISMGNQTDLTLGDMVTYLKDDENVDVIAVYAEGFNDLDGLAFCRSVREAVLAGKEVVFYKAGRTPEGKSATSGHTASLAGDYMVAESCVRQAGAVVAQTVEQFQDLFMLAETLHSKKVEGNRIGAISGAGFEAVSMADSIDVGTFTMKLAPFSDKAANKFRALLKEKRLESLVSISNPMDVTPAGDDELHVEVAKIMLDEPTVDAVVLALTPLSPMMQSLDIEKGDPFSMHNEKSILSRALELAKQSDKPLVCASDGGVLFEPMREALNEAGVPVFQTADRAVAALARYVQSRLHAKSIRCGGCGIR
- a CDS encoding peptidase U32 family protein; its protein translation is MDRLDTALLYGADACYLGGKKHSLRASSGGFDWEELEVACSKAHAKNASIYYTLNILPHEKHLAGVQESLEHLAESSVDGIIIADPGVLRMARRIAPNKSIHLSTQANTSNSEAVGFWHDLGIERVNLARELGAHAISQLTKAYPTMEFEVFVQGAMCLALSGRCLLSSWMSQRPANLGECTHPCRFEYKGLTVQDMRLTVEEGMREGPTWDVTHEGPHSAFWAPEDLCLVKYMRWFCQNNVASLKIEGRMKTPSYVAHVVDVYRTAIDDVAAKQFRYDEYIRELQNTASRNLSTGFFLPKGHRKSVPPLPKKDCTPIVAKLVQKESDSKWQIAVRSPFRADKPVQIMVPGLKRPVLPVGSFQLENHRGEAVDTVHPGMFGFIRCESEHFAEGLFLRS